In a genomic window of Microbacterium amylolyticum:
- a CDS encoding class I SAM-dependent RNA methyltransferase, with the protein MNTGDIIELDITGVAHGGVFVARHGTTASEPGMVVFVPDTMPGERVRARVTQVKKSFARAEVLDVLEASLHRVAHVWAQADVGTAPQQRPGGADFGHIALAHQRELKQRVITEAFEKFAGGAVPVEVLPARSHEEGTRWRTRVSLHVDAEGRVGPYAARSHDVIEVTEHPLATRAVEAAALGLTREKEGRVDLIHPADGRVRIVRRPASTSRRTAPEVVTERVGEREFRVDTTGFWQVHRDAATALDRVVRSELAQLPVAEDSHHLDLYGGVGLFAAALADHGGTSRVTTVESSARATLHARANLADLNVAAVTARAERFVEQLEPAPELRRGVILLDPPRSGAGEKVVSRIAALSPSAVIYIACDPVALARDVGEFRRAGYDVAQVRALDLFPSSHHVEAVAVLTR; encoded by the coding sequence ATGAACACTGGCGACATCATCGAACTCGACATCACGGGCGTCGCCCACGGCGGCGTGTTCGTTGCGCGGCATGGCACCACGGCGAGCGAGCCGGGCATGGTCGTTTTCGTTCCCGACACGATGCCGGGAGAGCGCGTGCGGGCGCGCGTGACACAGGTGAAGAAGTCCTTTGCCCGGGCCGAGGTGCTCGATGTACTCGAGGCGTCCCTCCACCGCGTCGCACACGTGTGGGCGCAGGCAGACGTCGGCACCGCGCCGCAGCAACGGCCCGGTGGAGCAGACTTCGGCCACATCGCGCTCGCACACCAGCGCGAGCTGAAGCAGCGGGTGATCACCGAAGCGTTCGAGAAGTTCGCCGGAGGCGCTGTTCCGGTCGAGGTGCTACCAGCGCGTTCTCACGAGGAGGGAACCCGGTGGCGCACCCGCGTGAGTTTGCATGTTGACGCCGAAGGTCGAGTGGGACCATATGCGGCGCGGAGCCACGATGTGATCGAGGTGACCGAACACCCTCTCGCAACCCGCGCGGTTGAGGCCGCCGCGCTGGGGCTGACGCGTGAGAAAGAAGGACGCGTTGACCTGATTCATCCGGCAGACGGCCGCGTGAGAATCGTGCGGCGCCCAGCATCGACATCGCGGCGCACCGCACCGGAAGTCGTCACGGAGCGTGTCGGCGAGCGCGAGTTCCGTGTGGACACAACAGGTTTCTGGCAGGTCCATCGAGATGCCGCAACGGCCCTGGACCGTGTTGTGCGCAGCGAACTGGCGCAGCTGCCCGTGGCAGAGGACAGCCACCACCTGGATCTCTACGGGGGCGTGGGACTGTTCGCCGCGGCACTTGCGGATCACGGAGGAACGTCTCGGGTCACAACCGTCGAATCCTCCGCGCGGGCAACGCTGCACGCGCGCGCCAACCTCGCCGATCTGAACGTCGCCGCCGTTACCGCCCGTGCCGAGCGTTTTGTCGAGCAACTCGAGCCAGCGCCGGAGCTGCGGCGCGGCGTCATTCTGCTGGACCCGCCGCGGTCGGGCGCTGGCGAGAAAGTTGTTTCGCGCATCGCCGCGCTGTCGCCGTCGGCCGTCATCTACATCGCATGCGATCCCGTTGCGCTTGCGCGCGACGTGGGGGAGTTCCGGCGTGCGGGTTATGACGTCGCCCAGGTGAGGGCGCTTGATCTGTTCCCCTCGTCGCACCATGTTGAGGCTGTCGCCGTTCTCACGCGGTAG
- a CDS encoding acetyl/propionyl/methylcrotonyl-CoA carboxylase subunit alpha, with the protein MSAIRKVLIANRGEIAVRIIRAARDSGISSVAVYADQDRDALHARLADEAYALNGTTSADTYLVADKILSIARRSGADAIHPGYGFLAENAEFARSVIASGITWIGPDPEAIEQLGDKVTARHVAEKVGAPLAPGTPGPVDDASEVVAFAEQYGLPIAIKAAYGGGGRGLKVARALDEVAEMFESATREAVAAFGRGECFVEKYLDKPRHVETQCLADRAGNVVVVSTRDCSLQRRHQKLVEEAPAPFLSDEQTRILYESSKAILREVGYVGAGTCEFLIGADGTISFLEVNTRLQVEHPVSEEVTGIDLVREQLRIAEGGTLDYEDPIAEGHSFEFRINGEDAGRGFLPQPGPITVFKAPGGPGVRVDSGVTAGDEIGGSFDSMLAKLIVTGRDRREALDRARRALEEFEVAGLPTVLPFHRVVVDDPAFTAESGEFGVFTRWIETDFDNTIDPWDGQPSDPSVAEARHNVVVEVNGKRIEVSLPDRITQPESVSAGRPASVPPSRRSHQAKSVSSGASGDALTSPMQATVVKIAVEEGQQVVKGDLVLVLEAMKMEQPLHAHKDGTIKKVDATVGQTISSGHQLLHII; encoded by the coding sequence ATGTCTGCAATTCGCAAGGTGCTCATCGCCAACCGAGGTGAGATCGCTGTCCGCATCATCCGCGCGGCCCGCGACTCCGGAATCTCATCCGTCGCGGTCTACGCAGACCAGGATCGAGACGCCCTTCACGCCCGCCTCGCCGACGAGGCATACGCACTGAACGGGACGACGAGCGCTGATACCTATCTCGTGGCGGACAAGATCCTCTCGATCGCTCGCCGTTCCGGGGCCGACGCTATCCACCCGGGCTACGGCTTCCTCGCCGAGAACGCCGAGTTCGCGCGTTCCGTCATTGCCTCGGGAATAACGTGGATCGGCCCCGACCCCGAGGCCATCGAGCAGCTCGGCGACAAGGTCACCGCCCGCCACGTGGCTGAGAAGGTCGGCGCTCCGCTCGCCCCCGGAACTCCCGGCCCGGTGGATGATGCGTCCGAGGTTGTCGCGTTCGCCGAGCAGTACGGCCTTCCGATCGCCATCAAGGCGGCATACGGCGGCGGCGGCCGCGGCCTCAAGGTGGCGCGCGCGCTCGACGAGGTGGCCGAGATGTTCGAGTCAGCCACGCGTGAGGCCGTCGCAGCATTCGGCCGCGGAGAGTGCTTCGTCGAGAAATACCTCGACAAGCCCCGGCATGTGGAGACCCAGTGCCTGGCAGACCGGGCAGGAAACGTCGTCGTCGTCTCCACCCGCGACTGCTCGCTGCAGCGCCGCCACCAGAAGCTGGTGGAAGAGGCGCCCGCTCCGTTCCTCAGCGACGAGCAGACGCGCATCCTCTACGAATCGTCCAAGGCGATTCTTCGCGAGGTCGGATACGTTGGCGCCGGAACGTGCGAGTTCCTCATCGGCGCGGACGGAACGATCTCCTTCCTTGAGGTCAACACCCGCCTGCAGGTGGAGCACCCCGTCAGCGAGGAAGTCACGGGCATCGATCTGGTGCGCGAGCAGTTGCGCATCGCAGAGGGCGGAACGCTCGACTATGAGGACCCGATTGCCGAGGGGCACTCCTTCGAATTCCGAATCAACGGCGAAGATGCCGGGCGCGGATTCCTTCCTCAGCCGGGCCCCATCACGGTGTTCAAGGCGCCAGGCGGACCGGGCGTCCGCGTCGACTCGGGCGTCACAGCCGGCGATGAAATCGGCGGGTCCTTCGACTCGATGCTCGCCAAGCTCATCGTCACGGGACGCGACCGTCGCGAGGCTCTCGACCGCGCCCGTCGCGCCCTCGAGGAATTCGAGGTCGCGGGCCTTCCCACCGTTCTCCCCTTCCACCGCGTTGTCGTCGACGATCCCGCGTTCACCGCGGAGTCCGGTGAGTTCGGCGTTTTCACCCGCTGGATCGAAACGGATTTCGACAACACCATCGACCCGTGGGATGGTCAGCCCTCCGACCCCTCTGTGGCCGAGGCACGTCACAACGTGGTCGTCGAGGTCAACGGCAAGCGCATTGAGGTCAGCCTGCCTGATCGCATCACACAGCCCGAGAGCGTGTCAGCGGGGCGTCCGGCCAGTGTGCCGCCGTCGCGCCGTAGCCACCAGGCCAAGTCGGTGTCGTCCGGCGCATCCGGTGACGCCCTCACCTCGCCGATGCAGGCGACAGTGGTGAAGATCGCCGTTGAGGAAGGCCAGCAGGTCGTCAAGGGCGACCTCGTGCTCGTTCTCGAGGCGATGAAGATGGAACAGCCTCTTCACGCGCACAAGGACGGCACCATCAAAAAGGTCGACGCGACTGTCGGCCAGACGATCTCCTCGGGGCACCAGCTCCTGCACATCATCTAG
- a CDS encoding NAD(P)H-quinone dehydrogenase: MTFDFERKQRIVIIGGGPGGYEAALAGAQLDAEVTLIENTGVGGAAVLTDVVPSKTLIATADAARAIDDAGDLGVQFFARGETGKPLKPEVAINLHAINKRILALAGQQSEDMRDRLLQAGVRIISGHGRLEGDNAVIVSTGLDGTDFDRLEAETIIVSVGASPRELPTAAPDGERVLTWKQMYNMTSLPEHLIVVGSGVTGAEFASAYMNLGAKVTLVSSREQVLPGEDADAAKVLESAFTRGGMTLLSKSRADTVVNTGDGVEVTLSDGSVISGSHCLMAVGGIPNTRNIGLESAGVQMQESGHIVVNRVGRTSVPNIYAVGDCTMLIPLASVAAMIGRTAVFHAMGDGVIPFSDRKIASNIFTTPEIATVGWTTGEDAVVQKIDLASNPRAKMMGVKHGFVKLYARRGSGTVIGGVVVAPKASELIFPIAIAVDRRLTVDQLARVFTAYPSLAGAITDAARSLHGINMRGF; this comes from the coding sequence ATGACCTTCGATTTCGAGCGCAAACAGCGGATTGTGATCATCGGCGGCGGACCGGGTGGGTATGAGGCAGCGCTTGCCGGCGCTCAGCTGGACGCCGAGGTCACGTTGATCGAGAACACGGGAGTCGGTGGCGCGGCGGTTCTCACCGACGTTGTGCCGTCCAAAACGCTCATCGCTACAGCAGACGCAGCGCGCGCGATCGATGACGCCGGCGATCTCGGCGTGCAGTTCTTCGCACGCGGAGAAACCGGGAAGCCCCTCAAGCCCGAGGTCGCGATCAACCTGCACGCGATCAACAAGCGCATTCTTGCGCTGGCGGGGCAGCAATCGGAAGATATGCGCGACCGCCTGCTTCAGGCGGGGGTTCGCATCATTTCCGGGCACGGTCGGCTCGAGGGCGATAACGCCGTCATCGTCTCAACGGGGCTGGACGGCACCGACTTTGACCGTCTGGAAGCCGAAACGATCATCGTTTCCGTTGGTGCGTCGCCGCGCGAGCTGCCGACGGCGGCTCCGGACGGCGAGCGCGTGCTGACGTGGAAGCAGATGTACAACATGACGTCTCTTCCCGAGCACCTCATCGTGGTCGGTTCAGGTGTGACGGGTGCCGAGTTTGCATCGGCCTATATGAACCTCGGGGCCAAGGTCACGCTGGTGTCCAGCCGTGAGCAGGTCCTTCCCGGTGAGGATGCGGACGCCGCCAAGGTTCTGGAATCCGCATTTACCCGCGGTGGAATGACGCTGTTGTCGAAGTCACGCGCGGACACGGTCGTCAACACGGGAGATGGTGTCGAAGTCACGCTCTCTGATGGCTCTGTGATCTCTGGGTCGCACTGCCTCATGGCAGTCGGTGGCATCCCGAACACGCGGAACATTGGCCTCGAGAGCGCCGGCGTTCAGATGCAGGAATCCGGCCACATCGTCGTCAACCGCGTTGGCCGTACGTCGGTTCCCAACATCTACGCCGTTGGCGACTGCACGATGCTCATCCCTCTTGCGTCTGTTGCCGCAATGATTGGGCGCACGGCCGTTTTTCACGCGATGGGCGATGGCGTCATCCCCTTCTCTGATCGCAAGATCGCGTCGAATATCTTCACCACGCCCGAGATCGCAACGGTTGGGTGGACGACGGGCGAGGACGCCGTTGTTCAGAAGATCGACCTGGCATCGAACCCCCGCGCGAAGATGATGGGTGTCAAGCACGGGTTCGTGAAGCTCTATGCGCGCAGGGGGTCCGGAACGGTCATCGGCGGCGTCGTCGTCGCCCCGAAGGCCAGCGAGCTGATCTTCCCGATCGCGATCGCCGTCGATCGTCGTCTCACGGTGGATCAGCTTGCGCGCGTGTTCACGGCGTATCCCTCGCTCGCGGGGGCGATCACCGATGCGGCGCGGTCCCTGCACGGCATTAACATGCGCGGGTTCTAG
- a CDS encoding Maf family protein, with product MQVCLASTSPARLMLMRQVGIEPRLEAPDVDEEAVIAKLERAESRVLPPAEHVLVLAQHKARDVAHRLAAEGFEGIVIGGDSMFELGGEIFGKPLTPENATARWRSMRGKTGVLHSGHSVIAVENGVLNERNAVAEARVSFAHDITDEEIATYVATGEPLQVAGAFTVDSLGGAFIDRVDGDPSTVVGMSLSTVRRLIVSLGFSWTSLWNRTD from the coding sequence ATGCAGGTTTGTCTCGCATCAACGTCCCCCGCCCGCCTCATGCTGATGCGTCAGGTCGGCATCGAACCCCGTCTCGAGGCGCCGGATGTTGACGAGGAAGCCGTTATCGCGAAACTCGAACGGGCGGAAAGCCGTGTGCTCCCGCCCGCCGAGCACGTCCTTGTTCTCGCCCAGCACAAGGCGCGCGATGTTGCGCACCGGCTGGCAGCCGAGGGATTCGAGGGCATCGTCATTGGCGGCGACTCGATGTTCGAGCTGGGCGGTGAGATTTTCGGCAAGCCCCTGACGCCCGAGAACGCCACCGCCCGGTGGCGTTCCATGCGCGGGAAGACGGGCGTTCTGCACTCGGGTCACAGCGTTATTGCTGTCGAGAACGGTGTCCTGAACGAGCGAAACGCTGTCGCGGAAGCCCGCGTATCGTTTGCGCACGACATCACGGACGAGGAGATCGCCACGTACGTCGCAACGGGTGAGCCGCTACAGGTGGCGGGAGCCTTCACGGTCGACAGTCTCGGCGGAGCATTCATCGATCGCGTTGACGGAGACCCGTCGACCGTGGTCGGCATGTCGCTATCCACGGTGCGTCGCCTGATTGTGTCTCTGGGATTCTCCTGGACCTCGCTGTGGAATCGCACGGACTGA